One genomic segment of Sminthopsis crassicaudata isolate SCR6 chromosome 2, ASM4859323v1, whole genome shotgun sequence includes these proteins:
- the RFX7 gene encoding DNA-binding protein RFX7 isoform X3, giving the protein MERKVIRVPCHQVVPSKCMPFPGFEIHWKNILRLHYLSRKSMMNIRIKGMTQPSAFIPTAESNSFQPQVKTLPSPIDAKQQLQRKIQKKQQEQKLQSPLPGESPGKKLEGTTTNGVTSISNGNPPILSPQPIGIVVAAVPSPIPVPRTRQLVTSPSPIGSSDGKVLPLNVQVVTQHMQSVKQAPKTPQNVPASPGGDRSSRHRYPQILPKPANTSALTIRSPTTVLFTSSPIKTVVPAPHMSSLNVVKMTAISLTPSNSSASLKHSPSVNSGTGIIEESRAVPHIKNGSVVSLQSPGSKTSTVGTSSVEIKMEPEILLDENSIQCQENSDVSKAAKVTHRGTLGQRSNSEGSGLKLSNEGVMETKATKTCDQRTKFKSRYNEMPPVSSGNNHSTLNLSVATQNLPFTSTNSPSNGDPANKDTKLCTKSPRKRLSSTLQESQMPPVKKPLVEQLSAGNMEAQKGGGSAKKDQKVLSAAKTESSAVGAQVPIKVTVNVNPHVVANQSLNSNVVNASDSALEQPLTSSSPDIKVKLEENVFLLENDSKADSSFNSNAWQQQITQDSEFSSASCESQHISVMNITGHSDINDLEKSVWEPLHLEGMPQESYSQQLHSQMQESSLNQIQAQSSNQLPLQSDLKEFEPTVSQTNENYFPFDDELTQDSIVEELVLMEQQMSMNNSHSYGGCLGMTLQSQAVAAGTPMSSHPNNAHFYHSIHSNGTPIHTPTPTPTPTPTPTPTPTPTSEMIAGSQSLSRESPCSRLAQTTPVDSALGSSRHTPIGTPHSNCSSSVPPSPVECRNPFAFTPISSSMAYHDASIVSSSPVKPMQRPMATHPDKTKLEWMNNGYSGVSNSSVASHGILPSYQELVEDRFRKPHAFAVPGQSYQSQSRHHETHFGRLTPVSPVQHQGATVNNANKQEGFAVPAPLDNKGNNSSLNNSLRCRSVSPAVHRQRNLSGSTLYPVSNIPRSNLTPFGSPITPEVHNVFTNAQTDTSANNIAQRSQSVPLTVMMQTAFPTLQKQANSKKITNVLLNKLDSDNDDAVRGLGINNLPSNYTARMNLTQILETSTAFPSANSQSMINSSTSVYEFQTPTYLTKNNSTDQINFSPGDNQAQSEIGEQQLDFSSTVKDLLGGDNLQANQQLVGQVASDLSSVTSDFSSDIRLSSELSGSINDLNTLDTNLLFDPGRQQGQDDDATLEELKNDPLFQQICNESMNAMTSSGFEWMESKDHPTVEMLG; this is encoded by the exons gaatTAAAGGAATGACCCAGCCCTCTGCTTTTATACCAACTGCTGAAAGTAATTCCTTTCAGCCTCAAGTAAAGACTCTGCCATCTCCTATTGATGCTAAACAGCAGTtgcaaagaaaaatccaaaagaaacAACAGGAACAGAAGCTACAATCTCCTTTACCAGGAGAGTCTCCAGGAAAGAAACTAGAAGGAACTACAACCAATGGAGTAACAAGTATTTCTAATGGAAATCCTCCAATCCTTTCTCCACAGCCTATTGGTATTGTGGTGGCAGCTGTTCCCAGTCCTATTCCG GTACCAAGAACCAGGCAGTTGGTGACTTCTCCAAGTCCAATAGGTTCTTCAGATGGCAAGGTCCTTCCCCTCAATGTACAGGTGGTCACCCAACACATGCAGTCTGTGAAACAGGCACCAAAGACCCCTCAAAACGTCCCAGCCAGTCCTGGTGGTGATCGCTCTTCTCGGCACCGGTACCCTCAGATTTTGCCCAAGCCAGCTAACACCAGTGCCCTCACCATCCGCTCCCCAACTACTGTCCTCTTTACAAGCAGTCCCATCAAAACTGTTGTACCAGCTCCACATATGAGTTCTCTAAATGTGGTGAAAATGACAGCAATATCACTCACGCCCAGCAACAGCAGTGCTTCTCTTAAACATTCTCCCTCTGTGAACAGTGGGACTGGAATAATAGAAGAATCAAGAGCTGTTCCCCATATCAAAAATGGTTCTGTGGTTTCACTTCAGTCTCCTGGATCCAAGACTAGTACTGTGGGAACTTCCTCTGTGGAAATAAAAATGGAACCAGAGATATTATTAGATGAAAATTCTATCCAGTGCCAAGAGAACTCTGATGTGTCTAAAGCTGCTAAAGTGACCCATCGTGGAACATTGGGACAGAGAAGTAATTCAGAGGGTTCAGGGCTAAAACTCTCAAATGAAGGTGTAATGGAAACAAAAGCAACTAAGACCTGTGACCAGAGGACCAAATTTAAAAGTCGCTACAATGAAATGCCACCAGTTTCTTCGGGCAATAATCACAGCACTCTCAATCTCTCAGTTGCCACTCAAAACTTACCCTTCACCAGCACCAATTCACCATCTAATGGTGACCCTGCTAATAAAGACACAAAGTTATGCACAAAAAGTCCAAGGAAGAGACTCTCTTCTACATTGCAAGAGTCTCAGATGCCTCCTGTAAAGAAACCCCTGGTGGAACAGCTCTCTGCAGGTAACATGGAAGCTCAGAAGGGAGGTGGTAGTGCTAAAAAAGATCAGAAAGTTCTCTCTGCAGCAAAAACAGAGAGCTCAGCAGTAGGTGCTCAGGTTCCTATCAAGGTAACAGTAAATGTAAATCCACATGTTGTGGCAAATCAGTCCCTAAATTCTAATGTTGTAAATGCCAGTGATTCAGCTTTAGAACAGCCATTAACATCATCATCTCCAGATATAAAagttaaattagaagaaaatgtgtttcttttagaaaatgaCTCAAAAGCAGATAGCAGCTTTAATTCCAATGCCTGGCAGCAGCAGATCACTCAGGATTCTGAATTTTCATCTGCCAGCTGTGAATCACAGCATATCAGTGTTATGAATATTACTGGTCACTCTGACATTAATGACTTAGAGAAGTCTGTTTGGGAACCATTGCATTTAGAAGGAATGCCACAGGAATCATATAGCCAGCAGCTACACAGCCAGATGCAAGAATCTTCTCTCAATCAAATACAAGCACAGTCTTCAAATCAGTTACCTCTGCAGTCTGACCTGAAGGAATTTGAGCCTACTGTTTCTCagacaaatgaaaattattttccatttgatgATGAACTTACTCAGGACAGTATTGTGGAAGAGCTAGTACTCATGGAACAACAAATGTCAATGAACAATTCACATTCTTATGGTGGCTGTTTAGGAATGACACTTCAGAGTCAAGCAGTAGCTGCAGGAACTCCAATGTCATCTCACCCCAACAATGCTCACTTTTACCATTCAATCCATAGCAATGGCACTCCAATTCATACACCTACGCCAACtccaacccccacccccactcccacccccacccccactccaacTTCTGAGATGATTGCTGGTTCTCAGAGTTTATCAAGAGAGAGCCCCTGTTCTCGATTAGCCCAGACTACACCAGTAGACAGTGCTTTAGGAAGTAGTAGGCACACACCCATTGGTACTCCACACTCGAACTGTAGTAGCAGTGTCCCTCCTAGTCCTGTTGAATGCAGAAACCCTTTTGCATTTACACCAATAAGCTCCAGCATGGCCTACCATGACGCAAGCATTGTCTCAAGTAGTCCTGTGAAACCGATGCAGAGACCTATGGCTACTCACCCTGACAAAACTAAACTGGAGTGGATGAACAATGGGTATAGTGGAGTCAGTAATTCGTCAGTTGCAAGCCACGGCATTCTCCCGAGCTACCAAGAACTAGTGGAGGACCGCTTCAGGAAGCCTCATGCTTTTGCTGTGCCTGGCCAGTCCTATCAGTCTCAATCTAGGCACCATGAGACTCATTTTGGTCGGTTGACTCCAGTCTCACCTGTGCAGCATCAGGGTGCCACTGTAAATAATGCGAACAAACAAGAAGGATTTGCAGTCCCTGCTCCTCTTGATAATAAGGGGAATAATTCTTCCCTCAACAACAGCCTGAGATGCCGGAGTGTGAGCCCTGCAGTTCATCGCCAACGTAACCTTAGCGGAAGTACCCTCTATCCAGTTTCTAATATACCACGATCGAATTTGACACCTTTTGGAAGCCCAATAACTCCAGAAGTCCATAATGTTTTCACAAATGCACAGACAGATACCAGTGCCAACAACATAGCTCAGAGAAGTCAGTCAGTCCCATTGACTGTTATGATGCAGACAGCCTTCCCCACTCTTCAGAAACAAGCAAACAGTAAAAAAATAACCAATGTTTTGTTGAATAAACTTGATTCTGACAATGACGATGCAGTAAGAGGTTTGGGAATAAACAACCTGCCCTCCAATTACACAGCAAGAATGAATCTCACTCAGATATTGGAAACTTCTACAGCTTTTCCTAGTGCCAATTCACAGAGTATGATCAATTCTAGCACTTCGGTTTATGAATTCCAGACACCAACTTACCTCACAAAAAACAACAGCACGGATCAGATTAATTTTTCTCCTGGAGATAACCAAGCACAATCAGAAATTGGAGAGCAGCAGTTAGATTTCAGTAGCACTGTTAAAGACTTGTTGGGTGGGGATAACCTGCAAGCCAACCAGCAGCTGGTGGGTCAGGTAGCATCAGATCTTAGTAGTGTTACATCTGATTTCTCTAGTGATATCAGATTGTCTTCTGAACTCTCAGGCAGCATCAATGATTTGAACACTTTAGACACAAATCTACTGTTTGATCCAGGTCGCCAGCAGGGACAAGATGATGATGCTACACTGGAGGAATTAAAGAATGATCCATTATTTCAGCAAATCTGCAATGAATCCATGAATGCTATGACTTCATCAGGTTTTGAGTGGATGGAAAGCAAGGACCATCCTACTGTTGAAATGTTGGGTTAA